Below is a window of Streptomyces qaidamensis DNA.
AGCAGCTGGAGGTTGATCGCGTCCTGGTCGCGCAGCCCGAAGACGAACGCGACCGCCCCGGCCTTCGCGATGAGCGAGACGGCCTTGGCGATGCGGACCTGCCGCTTGGGCGTGGCCGTCGGATGCACGTACTCGACGTACACGTTGCGGACGAAGCTGGTGGCGGCCGCGATCGACATCACCGCCGCCGGGACCAGCGCCCCGACGGTGATCGCGCCGAACACCAGCCCGGCCAGCGGCCCCGGCATCAACCGGTCGACCAGCATCGGCACGGCCGCCTCCGCCCCGCCCTCCGGTGCCCGCACCCCGGCCGCGAGCGCCGCGAAGCCGAGGACGCCGAAGAGCGCGAGCAGTCCCGTCCAGGCGGGCAGCGCCACCGAGACCTTGCGCAGGGTGCGCGGCCCGTCGGCGGCGAACCCCGCCGTCAGCACGTGCGGGTACATCAGCAGGGCGAGCGCCGAACCGAGCGCGAGGGTGGCGTAGGCGGGCTGCTGGGCCGGGGTCAGCACCAGCGCGTCGCCGCCGAGCCGCCGGGCCGCTCCGTCGAAGACGGCACCCGGCCCGCCGAGCCGCTCCAGGACCAGCCAGGTGACCGCGGTGAGCGACACGAAGACGGCCACCGCCTTCAGCGCCGAGATGACGGTGGGTGCCCGCAGCCCGTGCCGGTACGTGGCCACGGCGAGTCCCGCGAACAGCGCCACCATCACCAGATCCCCGGCGGCACCGCGCGGATACACCCCGCCGGCCGTCAGCACGGCCCGTATGCCCAGCAGCTGGAGCGCCAGGTAGGGCATGGTCGCGAGGATCCCGGTCAGCGCGACCACCAGGGCGAGCGGCGGTGACCCGTACCGTCCGCGGACGAAGTCGGCGACGGTGATGTAGCCGTGGGCGCGGGCCACGCTCCACAGCCGGCCGAGCAGCACGAAGGCGAGCGGGCAGACGATCACCGTGTACGGCACGGCGAAGAACGCGGCGGCGCCGTTGCCGTACGCCAGACCCGGCACGGCGGTGAAGGTGTACGCGGTGTAGATCGTGCCGCCCAGCAGGAACCAGGTCCACACCGGGCCCAGGCTGCGG
It encodes the following:
- a CDS encoding sodium:solute symporter family protein codes for the protein MADGTLTATFLAVIGGASLLAVTARRLRPSDRLPSLEGWALADRSLGPVWTWFLLGGTIYTAYTFTAVPGLAYGNGAAAFFAVPYTVIVCPLAFVLLGRLWSVARAHGYITVADFVRGRYGSPPLALVVALTGILATMPYLALQLLGIRAVLTAGGVYPRGAAGDLVMVALFAGLAVATYRHGLRAPTVISALKAVAVFVSLTAVTWLVLERLGGPGAVFDGAARRLGGDALVLTPAQQPAYATLALGSALALLMYPHVLTAGFAADGPRTLRKVSVALPAWTGLLALFGVLGFAALAAGVRAPEGGAEAAVPMLVDRLMPGPLAGLVFGAITVGALVPAAVMSIAAATSFVRNVYVEYVHPTATPKRQVRIAKAVSLIAKAGAVAFVFGLRDQDAINLQLLGGVWILQIFPAVAVGLFTGRLHPRALLAGWAAGMVAGTYLVVREGFSSIVGFGSGPLEIYAGLAALLLNLIVAVAGTAVLERLGVPRGADLTDLPSRLTVRRRPETGANQQ